A genomic region of Nostoc sp. UHCC 0702 contains the following coding sequences:
- a CDS encoding M48 family metalloprotease — MSLQSGLDAFQQGRYQQAVNLLEQFSRNCLDHNSSDYLSAQMWLMKAYQGTGEIEKATALWHKLIVSENPEVRNWAEQARQSFWEPPATQSSAIQKAGRATAGVKLAMKGVGGSLVLASGITMTLLFGMVLVLGLSLVFILGSNDPLQGLAIAIGITLIFNIAAFFLSPFLMDLIQSWLYQTRWVELAEVETLSPETARVIRQVCQQKNLKAPRLGIINDQNPTAFTYGSLPNSARLVVSQGLFTYLDDDEIATVYAHELGHIVHWDFAVMTVASTLVQICYLIYSTARTLGRGGGDNKIKDAIQTAGFVAYIFYIIGTYLLLYLSRTREYFADHFAAETTGNPNGLSRALVKIAYGILEEGSRSPEPSRLIEGTRALGIYDPKAAASTGTAYRIASDPQKIGRVFLWDMFNPWGWWMELNSTHPLTGKRVRALSTYAEQLGLPTEFDMGRVIGEGKNLSKSKLYGNFFLDIVLYGAQTIGFIAGLVLGVILFSSTANSSITFGAPFIGLGIGILVKALVMFPNYKQAPETDILTLMSDPYASPLRGQPAKIQGQLIGRGDAGYKFGSDLKIQDRSGMLYLHYASRFGPIGNFLFGMKRVQSLIGEQVGAVGWFRRGVAPWMDLIQLQSENGTFVNSYHRFWSFILGGGSIILGVVLTMFLSSR, encoded by the coding sequence ATGTCATTGCAATCTGGATTAGATGCCTTTCAACAAGGACGTTATCAACAAGCAGTTAACTTGCTGGAACAATTCAGTCGGAATTGTCTAGATCACAATTCCTCTGATTATCTTTCAGCACAGATGTGGCTGATGAAAGCTTATCAAGGTACAGGCGAAATTGAAAAAGCTACCGCCCTGTGGCATAAGTTAATAGTCAGCGAAAACCCAGAAGTACGCAACTGGGCAGAACAAGCCCGCCAATCCTTTTGGGAACCGCCAGCAACCCAATCTAGTGCTATCCAAAAAGCCGGACGTGCTACCGCTGGTGTGAAATTAGCGATGAAAGGCGTGGGTGGTAGTCTGGTGTTAGCCTCTGGTATTACCATGACCTTGCTGTTTGGCATGGTGTTGGTTTTAGGTTTGAGCTTAGTATTTATTTTGGGTAGCAACGATCCTCTCCAAGGACTAGCGATCGCTATTGGTATTACATTAATTTTCAACATCGCTGCCTTTTTCCTGTCTCCGTTCCTCATGGATTTAATCCAAAGCTGGCTTTACCAGACTCGTTGGGTAGAATTAGCAGAAGTTGAAACCCTCAGTCCAGAGACAGCCAGAGTTATTCGTCAAGTCTGCCAACAGAAAAATCTTAAAGCACCGCGTCTAGGAATCATTAACGATCAAAACCCCACGGCTTTTACTTACGGGTCATTACCAAACAGCGCCCGCTTAGTCGTCAGTCAGGGACTTTTCACTTATCTAGACGATGATGAAATTGCTACCGTCTACGCCCATGAATTGGGACACATCGTGCATTGGGACTTTGCAGTGATGACGGTGGCTTCTACCTTAGTGCAAATTTGTTACTTGATTTACAGCACAGCTAGAACATTGGGTCGTGGCGGCGGCGATAACAAAATCAAAGATGCCATCCAAACCGCTGGTTTCGTTGCCTACATATTTTACATCATTGGTACTTACCTACTGCTGTACCTTTCCCGCACCAGAGAATACTTTGCAGACCACTTCGCAGCAGAAACCACAGGTAATCCCAATGGATTATCCCGCGCTTTGGTGAAGATTGCCTACGGGATTTTAGAAGAAGGTTCGCGATCGCCAGAACCCAGCCGTTTAATAGAAGGAACTCGCGCCTTGGGTATCTACGACCCCAAAGCCGCAGCTTCCACAGGAACCGCCTACCGCATTGCATCCGACCCACAAAAAATTGGTCGCGTCTTTTTGTGGGATATGTTTAACCCTTGGGGCTGGTGGATGGAGTTAAATTCTACCCATCCCCTGACAGGCAAACGAGTCCGCGCCCTCAGCACCTATGCGGAACAGTTAGGTTTACCAACTGAGTTTGACATGGGGCGGGTTATAGGAGAAGGCAAAAACCTGAGTAAGAGTAAACTTTACGGTAACTTCTTCTTGGATATTGTGCTGTATGGCGCCCAAACTATTGGTTTCATAGCTGGCTTAGTACTTGGCGTTATCCTGTTCTCAAGTACTGCCAACTCAAGTATCACATTCGGTGCGCCATTCATCGGTTTAGGAATAGGAATTCTGGTAAAAGCCCTTGTCATGTTCCCCAACTACAAGCAAGCACCAGAAACAGACATTCTCACCTTAATGTCAGACCCCTACGCCAGCCCCTTGCGCGGACAACCTGCAAAAATACAAGGACAGCTAATTGGGCGTGGCGACGCTGGTTATAAATTTGGTTCCGATTTGAAAATCCAAGACCGCAGCGGTATGCTTTATCTGCACTACGCCTCACGTTTTGGCCCAATTGGTAATTTCCTGTTTGGCATGAAGCGAGTACAAAGCTTGATTGGTGAACAGGTTGGGGCTGTAGGTTGGTTCCGTCGAGGTGTTGCTCCTTGGATGGATCTGATCCAACTTCAGAGCGAAAATGGCACTTTTGTCAACAGTTACCATCGCTTTTGGTCATTCATCCTCGGCGGTGGATCGATTATCCTGGGAGTAGTCTTGACTATGTTTTTGAGCAGCAGATAA
- a CDS encoding glutamate-5-semialdehyde dehydrogenase encodes MTTLEVALPLVTIAQKTRSCASKLAILSTAAKNQAIDAIAQALELAKDEILQANVADCEAATASGIPQPLYKRLQLDEHKLRDAIAGVRDVGKLADPVGKVQIHRELDNGLILKRITSSLGVLGIIFEARPEAAIQIVSLAIKSGNGVILKGGKEAVRSCEAIVKAIKQGLSQTAVNPDAVQLLTTREETLELLKLDKYVDLIIPRGSNSFVRFVQENTRIPVLGHADGICHLYIDKDADIAKAVTITVDAKAQYPAVCNAIETLLVHQSIATEFLPKVAKALAERHVELRGDERTLAILPDITKATATDWETEYSDFILSIKIVDSIEDAIAHINEYGSRHTDAIITEDSAAVETFFGLVNSANIFHNCSTRFADGFRYGFGAEVGISTQQMPPRGPVGLEGLVTYKYQMTGDGHIVANYTGANAKPFTHQDLA; translated from the coding sequence ATGACTACTCTCGAAGTTGCTTTACCTTTAGTTACGATCGCTCAAAAAACTCGCTCCTGTGCAAGTAAGCTGGCAATTCTCTCGACTGCGGCGAAAAATCAAGCAATCGATGCGATCGCCCAAGCTTTAGAATTAGCGAAAGATGAAATTTTGCAGGCTAATGTTGCTGATTGTGAAGCGGCTACTGCATCAGGAATTCCCCAACCGCTTTATAAACGCTTGCAGTTAGATGAACATAAGTTAAGAGATGCGATCGCTGGTGTTCGAGATGTCGGTAAGCTAGCTGATCCTGTTGGGAAAGTGCAGATTCACCGCGAACTTGATAATGGCTTAATTCTCAAGCGGATTACAAGTTCATTGGGTGTTTTAGGTATTATTTTTGAAGCACGTCCAGAAGCGGCAATTCAAATTGTCTCTTTGGCTATTAAGTCTGGTAATGGCGTCATCCTTAAAGGTGGTAAAGAAGCTGTTCGTTCTTGTGAAGCCATAGTTAAGGCAATTAAACAAGGTTTATCTCAAACTGCTGTGAATCCTGATGCGGTGCAGTTACTCACAACTAGAGAAGAGACTTTAGAACTTTTGAAGTTAGATAAATATGTAGATTTAATTATCCCTAGAGGTTCTAATTCTTTTGTGCGGTTTGTGCAAGAAAATACCCGCATTCCGGTACTAGGTCACGCTGATGGTATTTGTCATCTTTATATAGATAAAGACGCTGATATTGCTAAGGCAGTGACAATTACAGTTGATGCTAAAGCACAATATCCTGCTGTTTGTAATGCTATTGAAACGTTGCTAGTTCATCAATCAATTGCTACAGAATTTTTACCAAAAGTTGCTAAGGCTTTAGCAGAACGTCATGTAGAATTAAGAGGCGATGAACGTACTTTGGCAATCTTGCCTGATATTACCAAGGCAACAGCAACAGACTGGGAGACAGAATACAGCGATTTTATTTTGTCCATTAAGATAGTGGATTCCATAGAAGATGCGATCGCTCATATTAATGAATATGGTTCTCGTCATACTGATGCGATTATCACTGAAGATTCTGCCGCTGTAGAAACTTTCTTTGGACTGGTAAATTCAGCCAATATATTTCACAATTGTTCCACCCGCTTTGCTGATGGTTTCCGCTACGGTTTTGGTGCAGAAGTGGGAATTAGTACCCAACAAATGCCTCCTCGCGGCCCTGTCGGTTTAGAAGGATTGGTCACATATAAGTATCAAATGACTGGTGATGGTCATATTGTAGCTAACTACACTGGGGCAAATGCCAAGCCTTTTACTCATCAGGATTTAGCGTAG
- a CDS encoding XisI protein: MNLITHRQIIQQILTEYPLLPYAYGQLERQLIIDQNANHYLLLTLGWENKQRVHGYLVHINIINDKSWIQRDGTQDGIANELVKAGIPKDQIVLGSEKHCCYQVINQCQAKIT, encoded by the coding sequence ATAAATTTAATTACTCATCGCCAAATCATTCAACAAATATTAACCGAGTATCCCCTACTTCCCTACGCCTACGGACAACTTGAAAGACAGCTAATTATTGACCAAAATGCAAACCATTATTTGCTACTGACATTAGGATGGGAAAACAAACAACGGGTACATGGTTATCTTGTTCACATTAACATTATCAACGATAAAAGTTGGATTCAAAGAGACGGTACACAAGACGGTATCGCTAACGAACTTGTCAAAGCCGGAATTCCCAAAGATCAAATTGTTTTAGGCTCAGAAAAACACTGTTGCTATCAGGTTATTAACCAGTGTCAAGCTAAAATAACGTGA
- a CDS encoding isochorismate synthase MenF has product MTVSPCRSKFFVEHKDLYHFLLSVQENCLTNDCKQIVSISLVIDWVDPLLVLERFSQANEINFYFENKGKGEAIAAIDAIAKLQIDGQDRFTQAEHFIKSCLKNIINFGDTNQAFAGTHFFCYFSFFDQNVQANYPFPSATIFLPRWQIAVKNQRCILVNNIIINARINVENIVKKLQTKLQIIESLKSYHPKLDFPRQFIKKPVNNSAHFKNSVVSALEKIKSNHLSKIVLAEALDVKSTTHFNLFQSLDNLRQIHPNCYIFSTSNGKGQNFIGASPERLISIHSQQLITDALAGSAPRGQTPTEDAANANRLLNSEKERHEHLLVIDFITQRLTQLGLLPQVSAPRLRQLSNIQHLWTPISAIVPANVHPLKIISQLHPTPAVAGAARDIACAEIRRYENFERGLYAAPLGWIDAEGNCEFIVGIRSALIDGDRARLYAGAGIVAGSDPDKEFAEVQLKLQALLKALV; this is encoded by the coding sequence ATGACAGTTTCACCATGTCGCAGCAAATTCTTTGTAGAACACAAAGACTTATACCATTTTTTGTTATCCGTTCAGGAAAATTGCCTCACAAATGATTGTAAGCAAATTGTGAGTATTTCGCTGGTTATTGACTGGGTAGACCCTCTACTTGTATTGGAGAGATTTTCGCAAGCAAATGAAATAAATTTTTACTTTGAGAACAAGGGCAAAGGAGAAGCGATCGCGGCTATTGATGCCATAGCAAAATTACAAATTGATGGGCAAGACCGTTTTACTCAAGCTGAGCATTTTATCAAATCTTGTCTCAAAAATATCATTAATTTTGGTGATACTAACCAAGCTTTTGCTGGGACTCACTTTTTTTGCTATTTCAGCTTTTTTGATCAAAATGTTCAAGCAAATTACCCATTTCCATCTGCCACTATTTTTCTGCCACGTTGGCAAATAGCTGTGAAAAATCAGCGTTGTATATTAGTAAATAATATAATTATTAATGCTAGGATAAATGTTGAAAATATAGTAAAAAAATTACAGACAAAACTACAAATTATTGAATCTCTAAAATCTTACCATCCAAAACTTGATTTTCCCAGACAGTTTATCAAAAAACCTGTCAATAATTCTGCACATTTTAAAAATTCGGTTGTATCTGCCTTAGAAAAAATTAAGTCTAATCATTTAAGTAAGATTGTGCTAGCGGAGGCATTAGATGTCAAGTCAACTACTCATTTTAACTTATTTCAATCATTAGATAATCTCCGGCAAATACATCCTAATTGTTATATTTTTTCTACAAGTAACGGTAAAGGACAAAACTTTATTGGTGCTAGTCCAGAACGATTAATTAGTATTCATAGCCAACAGTTAATCACAGATGCTTTAGCTGGTTCTGCGCCGCGAGGTCAAACACCAACAGAGGATGCTGCTAATGCTAACCGCTTACTGAATAGTGAAAAAGAAAGACATGAACATTTGCTAGTAATTGATTTCATTACTCAACGCTTAACTCAGCTAGGCTTGTTACCCCAGGTATCAGCACCACGACTGAGACAATTATCTAACATCCAGCATTTATGGACACCAATTAGCGCCATAGTTCCTGCTAACGTACACCCCTTAAAGATTATCTCACAACTGCATCCTACACCTGCGGTTGCTGGTGCAGCCAGAGACATTGCTTGTGCAGAAATTCGTCGTTATGAAAATTTTGAGAGGGGTTTATATGCTGCGCCTCTTGGTTGGATAGATGCTGAGGGGAACTGCGAGTTTATTGTTGGCATTCGTTCAGCATTGATAGACGGCGATCGCGCTAGACTGTATGCTGGTGCTGGTATCGTTGCTGGTTCCGACCCTGATAAAGAGTTTGCAGAAGTGCAGCTTAAACTTCAGGCATTACTCAAAGCATTAGTATAA
- a CDS encoding 2-carboxy-1,4-naphthoquinone phytyltransferase: protein MTIKQISRPKIKLWMAAIKPPMYSVAIMPIWIGTAVAFAQTKVLNVAVFSTFVAAAILILAWENISNDVFDSETGIDKNKHHSLVNLTGNKPLIFWLGNLCLISGLLGILGIAIWQQDPTVIGIILLCCALGYIYQGPPFRLGYQGLGEIICFFAFGPLAVTAAYYSQTQTWSMTSLAASVIVGIATSLILFCSHFHQVKDDIAAGKRSPIVRLGTAKGAQLLNWITGSIYPLTLLFVLWGTFPVWTLLSWLSLPYAFKLCRHVQQNHQQPDKVSNCKFIAVKVHFWSCLLFGVGFML from the coding sequence ATGACTATCAAGCAGATTTCACGTCCTAAAATTAAATTATGGATGGCGGCAATAAAACCGCCGATGTATAGCGTTGCTATTATGCCCATTTGGATAGGAACGGCGGTAGCTTTCGCCCAGACAAAAGTTTTAAATGTAGCAGTCTTTTCTACTTTTGTAGCTGCGGCAATTTTAATTTTGGCGTGGGAGAATATCAGCAATGATGTTTTTGATTCTGAAACGGGAATCGATAAAAATAAACATCATTCTTTGGTGAATTTGACTGGCAATAAGCCCTTGATATTTTGGTTAGGAAATTTGTGTTTAATTTCGGGTTTGTTGGGAATACTAGGAATCGCAATTTGGCAACAAGACCCAACGGTAATTGGGATAATTTTGTTGTGTTGTGCTTTGGGCTACATTTATCAAGGGCCTCCCTTCCGCTTAGGATACCAGGGTTTAGGCGAAATTATTTGCTTTTTTGCCTTTGGGCCCTTAGCGGTGACAGCAGCATATTACAGCCAAACTCAAACTTGGTCAATGACGAGTTTAGCAGCCTCAGTAATTGTGGGAATTGCTACAAGTTTAATTTTGTTTTGTTCACACTTTCACCAAGTTAAGGATGACATAGCCGCAGGCAAGCGATCGCCAATCGTCCGTTTAGGTACAGCAAAAGGCGCCCAACTCCTGAACTGGATTACAGGCAGTATTTATCCCCTCACTTTACTGTTTGTGCTGTGGGGAACTTTCCCTGTATGGACATTGTTGAGTTGGCTGAGTTTACCTTATGCCTTCAAATTATGTCGCCACGTCCAACAAAATCATCAGCAGCCGGACAAAGTTAGTAACTGTAAATTCATCGCCGTCAAAGTGCATTTTTGGAGTTGTTTATTGTTTGGTGTGGGATTTATGCTTTAG